A segment of the Longimicrobium sp. genome:
GGCGCTGCTGGGGATCGAGTGCGACGAGCTGGACCGGATCGTCTTCCGCGACAGCGAGACGCTGGGCGGGTCGGAGCTGCGCGAGGCGCTGGCGCGGCGCTGGACGGGGGGCGGCGTGGAGCGGGTGATGGTCACGCACGGCTCCAGCGAAGCCAACTTCCTGCTGATGACGGCGCTGCTGCGCGCCGGGGACGAGGTGGTGGTGCTGGACCCCGGCTACCAGCAGCTCCACGCCATCGCCGAGGCCCTGGGGTGCCGGCTGCGGCGGTGGCCGCTGCGCTTCGAGCACGGCTTCGCGCCCGACCTGGACGACCTGCGCGCGCAGCTCACCCCGCAGACGCGGATGGTGGTGGTCAACTTCCCGCACAACCCCACCGGCGCCTCGCTCACCCCCGAGGGGCAGCGCGAGCTGATCGACGCCGCGGCCTCGGTGGGCGCCTACCTGCTGTGGGACGGCGCCTTCGCCGAGCTCGCCTACGACCGCCCCCTCCCCGACCCCGTCCTGCTCTACGACCGCGCCTGCTCGCTGGGGACGCTGTCCAAGGCCTACGGGCTCCCCGGGCTGCGGGTGGGGTGGTGCCTGGCCACCCCCGAGGTGCTGCGGAAGATGGTGCGCGTGCGCGACTACCTGACGCTGCACCTCTCCCCCCTGGTGGAGACGGTGGCGCGGCGGGTGATCGAGGAGGCCGACCGCATCGTGGGGATGCGGATGGAGCTGGCGCGGCGGAACCGGGCGATGGTGGCCGCGTGGATGGACGAGCACGCCGAGTGGGTGCGGTGGGCCCCGCCCGCCGGCGGCGTGTGCGCCTTCCCCCGCTTCCCCGCCATCCCCGACACCGAGTCGTTCTGCCGCGCGCTGGCCGAGGAGCACGGGCTGCTCCTGGTCCCCGGAGAGTGCTTCGGCGCCCCGGGCCACGTGCGGCTGGGCTTCGGCCGCGGCACCGAGGTGGTCCGCGACGGCCTGGACCGCCTCTCCGCCGGCCTGCGCGGCCACGTCCGCGCCGCGCCCGCCCGGCGCGCGGAGGCGCTGGCGGCCGCGCCGGGATGAGGGACGGGAAGTCCCTGGCCCCCGGTTCCCGGGCGGCGGAGTCGGGTCCGGCCACGGAGCCCCGGCCGCCGCGGCTCCGCTCGCGCGACCCCTCCGCGGCTCTGCTCCAGGCGCGCGGAGGCGCCGGTTCCGTCCATCGACCCG
Coding sequences within it:
- the vioD gene encoding capreomycidine synthase, which produces MLTLPPALLENWMRDYYFRAEVDIGSSGVEDFGFAELRALLGIECDELDRIVFRDSETLGGSELREALARRWTGGGVERVMVTHGSSEANFLLMTALLRAGDEVVVLDPGYQQLHAIAEALGCRLRRWPLRFEHGFAPDLDDLRAQLTPQTRMVVVNFPHNPTGASLTPEGQRELIDAAASVGAYLLWDGAFAELAYDRPLPDPVLLYDRACSLGTLSKAYGLPGLRVGWCLATPEVLRKMVRVRDYLTLHLSPLVETVARRVIEEADRIVGMRMELARRNRAMVAAWMDEHAEWVRWAPPAGGVCAFPRFPAIPDTESFCRALAEEHGLLLVPGECFGAPGHVRLGFGRGTEVVRDGLDRLSAGLRGHVRAAPARRAEALAAAPG